In Procambarus clarkii isolate CNS0578487 chromosome 84, FALCON_Pclarkii_2.0, whole genome shotgun sequence, a genomic segment contains:
- the LOC138358589 gene encoding uncharacterized protein has translation MTVLFEFSHKHSIIEHVNIYELINHTEQEQVNIYEHINHTEQEQVNIYEHISHTEQEQVNIYEHINHTEQEQVNIYEHINHTEQEQVNIYEHINHTEQEQVNIYEHINHTEQEQVNIYEHIKHTEQEQVNIYEHINHTEQEQVNIYEHISHTEQEQVNIYEHINHTEQEQVNIYEHINHTEQEQVNIYEHINHTEQEQVNIYEHISHTEQEQVNIYEHINHTEQEQVNIYEHINHTEQEQVNIYEHINHTEQEQVNIYEHINHTEQEQGQRWTVYPVGLSHRGITVFAVDIPVNCFNTPVFAIDTPVYCFNTPVSAIDTPVNCFNTPVFAIDTPVHCFNTIVYAIDAPVNCFNTPVSAVDIPVNCFNTPVFAIDTPVYCFNTPGSAIDTPVNCFNTPVSAIDTPVNCFNTPVLNMETPVLFIIIPDRQNNIPQQRTEAKLFHIISIVDRRVEHVPDHRSITALADCLVSASDQAPLTQHVHWKNEHPQTENVYPDRERVPRQRTSTPTENEYPDRERGVLSQLCRERCFSVSHHHQ, from the exons ATGACGGTTCTGTTTGAGTTCTCACACAAGCACAG CATTATTGAACACGTGAACATATATGAACTCATCAaccacacagaacaagaacaagtGAACATATATGAACACATCAaccacacagaacaagaacaagtGAACATATATGAACACATCAgccacacagaacaagaacaagtGAACATATATGAACACATCAaccacacagaacaagaacaagtGAACATATATGAACACATCAaccacacagaacaagaacaagtGAACATATATGAACACATCAaccacacagaacaagaacaagtGAACATATATGAACACATCAaccacacagaacaagaacaagtGAACATATATGAACACATCaaacacacagaacaagaacaagtGAACATATATGAACACATCAaccacacagaacaagaacaagtGAACATATATGAACACATCAgccacacagaacaagaacaagtGAACATATATGAACACATCAaccacacagaacaagaacaagtGAACATATATGAACACATCAaccacacagaacaagaacaagtGAACATATATGAACACATCAaccacacagaacaagaacaagtGAACATATATGAACACATCAgccacacagaacaagaacaagtGAACATATATGAACACATCAaccacacagaacaagaacaagtGAACATATATGAACACATCAaccacacagaacaagaacaagtGAACATATATGAACACATCAaccacacagaacaagaacaagtGAACATATATGAACACATCAaccacacagaacaagaacaa GGTCAAAGATGGACTGTCTATCCTGTCGGTCTGTCTCATCGAGGTATAACCGTCTTTGCTGTCGATATACCTGTCAACTGCTTCAACACACCCGTCTTTGCTATCGATACACCTGTCTACTGCTTCAACACACCCGTCTCAGCTATCGATACACCTGTCAACTGCTTCAACACACCCGTCTTTGCTATCGATACACCTGTCCACTGCTTCAACACAATCGTCTATGCTATCGATGCACCTGTCAACTGCTTCAACACACCCGTCTCAGCTGTCGATATACCTGTCAACTGCTTCAACACACCCGTCTTTGCTATCGATACACCTGTCTACTGCTTCAACACACCCGGCTCAGCTATCGATACACCTGTCAACTGCTTCAACACACCCGTCTCAGCTATCGATACACCTGTCAACTGCTTCAACACACCCGTCCTCAACATGGAAACTCCTGTCCTATTCATTATCATACCAGACAGACAGAACAACATACCTCAGCAACGGACGGAAGCCAAGTTGTTTCACATAATTAGCATAGTGGATCGGCGAGTGGAACACGTTCCAGATCACAGATCGATCACAGCTTTAGCCGACTGCCTTGTGTCGGCCTCAGACCAGGCACCTCTCACACAACACGTTCACTGGAAGAACGAGCACCCCCAGACTGAGAACGTGTACCCCGACAGAGAACGAGTACCCCGACAGAGAACGAGTACCCCGACAGAGAACGAGTACCCCGACAGAGAACGA